The Armatimonadota bacterium genome includes a window with the following:
- a CDS encoding short-chain dehydrogenase → MTKDSIAPIEGSWALILGASSGFGEAASIALARDLKMNIFGVHLDRRATYDNVERIKAAIQETGSRAVFFNVNAADEEKRQSVIESIRQELDGAEEGKKIRVLLHSLAFGTLKPYIADRPEDAINRAAMDMTVDVMAHSLVYWVQDLIRNNLFSRGGRVFGMTSAGDYHAWKAYGAVSAAKCALESHIRQLTLELAPFGITANSIRAGVTDTPALRKIPGNERMISEALRRNPNGRLTTPEDVAGAIVCLSRPEAQWITGNVIGVDGGEFVTD, encoded by the coding sequence TTGACGAAAGATAGCATTGCGCCCATTGAAGGGTCCTGGGCGCTGATACTCGGGGCGTCCAGCGGATTCGGCGAGGCCGCCAGCATTGCACTGGCGCGGGATCTGAAGATGAATATCTTCGGCGTGCATCTGGATCGCCGCGCGACGTACGATAACGTGGAGCGTATCAAAGCGGCCATCCAGGAGACCGGCAGCCGTGCGGTATTCTTCAATGTGAACGCCGCAGACGAGGAGAAGCGCCAGTCGGTCATCGAGAGCATTCGCCAGGAGCTGGACGGGGCCGAGGAGGGTAAGAAGATCCGCGTGCTTCTGCACTCCCTGGCTTTCGGAACGCTGAAGCCCTACATAGCCGACAGGCCGGAGGACGCCATCAACCGGGCAGCGATGGACATGACCGTTGACGTCATGGCGCACAGTCTGGTCTACTGGGTGCAGGATCTCATTCGTAATAATCTGTTCAGCCGGGGCGGGCGCGTGTTCGGGATGACCAGCGCGGGGGACTATCACGCATGGAAGGCTTACGGCGCGGTCTCGGCCGCCAAATGCGCGCTGGAGTCCCACATCCGCCAGCTGACCCTGGAACTGGCTCCGTTCGGCATCACGGCTAACTCCATCCGCGCCGGAGTCACGGACACCCCCGCACTCCGCAAGATCCCCGGGAACGAAAGGATGATTTCGGAGGCGCTGCGGCGCAACCCCAACGGACGGCTGACTACGCCGGAGGACGTGGCCGGCGCCATCGTCTGCCTGTCCCGCCCGGAGGCGCAATGGATCACGGGGAATGTGATCGGCGTAGACGGCGGGGAGTTCGTCACGGACTGA